One Deltaproteobacteria bacterium genomic window carries:
- a CDS encoding MBL fold metallo-hydrolase, with the protein MGKLALGTAKALTVRCLSELSWHDNARMRLDVREAGGLSADQFDVKWTPGNAAGVSALVEAVAGDGRPWRILMDVGWDVAYMDAVFRREGVDRLLAGGKIDFVYVTHEHVDHFWGMPAVVKYRPDVKLMIPSGFSARSLELLKRSGHTGTVEEMPPGAHLLFPGCASVVFDQPIFLKTRGEQVLYVNVEGKGIVTITGCCHP; encoded by the coding sequence ATGGGGAAGCTGGCGTTGGGGACCGCGAAGGCGCTGACCGTGCGGTGCCTGTCCGAGCTGTCGTGGCACGACAACGCGCGGATGCGTCTGGACGTGCGCGAGGCGGGCGGGCTGTCGGCAGACCAGTTCGACGTGAAGTGGACGCCGGGGAACGCCGCCGGGGTGTCGGCGCTGGTCGAGGCCGTCGCGGGCGACGGCCGGCCGTGGAGGATCCTGATGGACGTCGGCTGGGACGTCGCGTACATGGACGCGGTGTTCCGCCGCGAGGGGGTGGACCGGCTCCTGGCCGGCGGGAAGATCGACTTCGTCTACGTGACCCACGAGCACGTGGACCATTTCTGGGGGATGCCCGCCGTCGTCAAATACCGCCCCGACGTGAAGCTGATGATCCCGTCCGGATTCTCCGCCCGGAGCCTGGAGCTGCTGAAACGGTCCGGCCACACGGGAACCGTGGAGGAGATGCCCCCCGGCGCGCACCTCCTGTTCCCCGGCTGCGCCTCCGTCGTCTTCGACCAGCCGATCTTCCTCAAGACCCGCGGGGAGCAGGTGCTCTACGTCAACGTCGAGGGGAAGGGGATCGTCACCATCACCGGCTGCTGCCACCCGG